The Aedes albopictus strain Foshan chromosome 2, AalbF5, whole genome shotgun sequence region CTCGCCAACGTAGAACCAGAAGCAAACCTCGGCGGTGACCAGGGTGTTCAGCCAGGCTTCCTTCACGGTCAGGTTCTTCCAGGCTCCGGTGCGGGCTCCCGAGACGATGCGGGCGATTCCGTCGCGGATGGCCGGGATGTCTGCGGGGGTGGGTGGCGTCAGTTCAACCTTGGCGTACTTCATGAAAACGTTGAACTTGGGCCGAGCGTTGGTCAGCAGCGCTGGAAGTGGAATTTATTTAGGATTGTAAATTATGTAACCCAAGTTCACCAGAGAGGAGCGGCCATTGAAAACAGGCGAGGAAGACACTAATGCTGGACACTCGGTGATACTTACTCGACACCAGCGAGGAACCCTTTGCTGCGAGAGAAGCCATCGTAAGATTGTTGAATCTGATGAAAAATTGAAGAATAAAaggttaaaaacaataaaaattcaGCACTTTTGCGGTAACTTACGTTTTTGGTCTGTCGTTTTCCTAGCTCCAAAACCAGCACGAAGTTTCTGACGTAAAGTTCCCGCACCACTGACAGATCTCACACGAAATGCACTGAACTGAAAATGATATGTCGACTTCAGTCGACGAAACATGTGACGACTGGTGGTGAAAGTGTGAAACTTTGGAATTGGCACAATAAAGCCCGTGCGACCACTACATTTCATTTGATGTACTAAACAGACGCTTTTGCttatgggaacgttcaaaaattacgtccaacatttgggggagggggggggggtctacaaaagtgtgacactacgtgtattaggtatagggaaaatgcgtgacagaggggggagggggggtctagaaatcccaaaaattgatggacgtaatatttgaatcttccctatccacagagaacagacagacacagacaaacagacgtaacacttgcgaaatttcaatcgaccacgcttttaacgatcattttaaatgttcataattgtggctttcacaaccagaggcgcgcgcatcgtttttctatgcgtttgacgtttcacactagcgccttctgttgacgatattgcacaacacagtgatttgtgctacttttccaccagatgatggtacccaactaacattttcagcgctataagctgcagtcatttgctttctgttgtgtaaccatcgagtaaaagcagtcaacgctgaataaaaggaaagctagtcaaatataaatcataagctaatacacgactgcaaaacaagcaccatacagctaccaaactcggttttcagaaatccattgcttgtcactggggctgcgtttactccaccctattccaactccgggagatttcccggaagatgtgaaaacttgaacacatcgaataggagtccccactaacaaaacagctgctactatacagtacaattcattatactgacaaatccccaaaccagcagcgctttaaaggccgttatgcgatttcattacggctagaagctgtaataaacaaaaactgttggtttaccaacacggcttgccgGATATAAACactattgtcaaaacaaacttcaagtgggatatatagctactacacaaattctttacagctatccatgtatgcgctgtgaaattatttgggttgcttttattgcactttaattcaatgccggaagatttgccagaagatgtgcaaatcgagtaagagtcccagccactacaacagctgcttttatacagtacgttttgtaatgttgccaaaacacaaaacagcagcgcttcgtagccgtttaaagaacactctttcagctagaagctgtgaagaagaatctgttggcgcaaccacacagcttgttcaatgtaaacattattgcgtttgacgtttcacaagcttttacagcaagatgaagttgggtaaggtttgttgcggcacaattatgaagccttgtctggagtaaaacaaaacgggctattttctatgttatttatatatagcgaggacatcatcgggaccagtggatacggagatcgggagttcgattccaagtagtggcaagtactttaattattaaattttaaaagtgataattccagttccacatgtattgcgtcacggtatccataacctaattatatttttaatttggggatgccgtaaaactattatttaacaactgcgaaaaggctgaaaaagcgtcttctcaagatgttattcagttagtggttacatatgagccgagaaaagagcgatgactaggtggcatagaagctgatcgcacagcatgtacaagctgattaagttcgccagattcattggtatagggcttgcatagaagcttccgtccatatgtacaacacagtaactcaacatcaagccgtattaagaacgcttttttttttttctctccctttatggcacagacctactggtccatatcgaagaacgctttgttgacgtttacattcacaataaatgttagttgggtagtgtgaactgggcgatggatttccatgaaaatcgttcaaggtgttaccacagacaaacagacgtaacgcttgcgaaatttccatcgaccatgcatttaacgatcattttaaattttcaaagttatgactttcacaaccagaggcgcgcgcatcgtttttctatgcgtttgacgtttcacattagcgctttctgttgacgatattgcacaacacagagactcgtgcaacttttccaccaggtgatggtggtgtgaactgggcgatggatttccatgaaaatcgttcaaggtgttacgtctgtttgtctgtggtgttacgtctgtttgtctgtggcgctagtgtgaaacgtcaaacgcaaagaaaagcgaTGATCGTGTGTGGtggcgcctctggttgtgaagtctacaaccacagacaaacagacgtaacacttcgaacaattttcgattcaaatcatagtcacggaaacatattcgcccaatgctaaaagaactaagtttggccgaccatcaactaggtggcggtagtgagcaaacatcaaacTCGAACATAAACGATGCGAGCACCacaggtgggcagttggccacctatcaaattttgaaaaagaccggtcAATCGATGTACGataggaattatcagagtgttacgtctgtttgtctgtgctacaactatgaagattcaaaattatcgttaaaaaagtggtcgatggaaatttcgcaagtgttccGTCTGTTTGGCtgtggttgtggctttcacaaccggAGGCGCGCGCATTGATTGATGCacaaagcgaaaagaagaagttttgacatccaagcggtgtgccgtcgattagatcctcgtcgctgattggtcgatggatgtaaacggcacaccgcttggatgtcaaaacttttcttcttaccgcttggtgcatcaatcaatagtttttatttgcgtttgacgtttcacactagcacctttttcacagacaaacagacgtaacacttgcgaaatttccatccaccacgcttttaacgatggcgcgtgcctctggttgtgaaagccacaactataaaaatttaaaatttttcatagttgtggctttcacaaccagaggcacgcgcatcgtttttctatgcgtttgacgtttcacactagcgccttctgttgacgatattgcacaacacagtgatgcgtgcaacttttccaccagatgatggtagtgtgaactgggcgatggatttccatgaaaatctttcaaggtgttacgtctgtttgtctgtgacttttTGTTGACGATATTGCGCAACGCAGAGCTTCGTGAAACATTTCTACCAGatgttagtgtgaactgggcgatgggtaTTACGTCTGTTAGTCTgtgaataaattattgaaaagattcatagagaaatttttgaaggaatcactacaggaattcctggagcaatccctgaaagaactggtggagcaatctctgaaggaattcctggagaaatccctagagaaattcctgcaagtatGCCTGTAGTaagccctgtaggaatcccaaagggaatttctggaagtatacctggatgaatccttagagcaattatgagaaaaatccctggagaaatttctgaagaaatcgcttgaggaatcccgggaggaattccaagcaaaatttttagaggaatccttagaggaatcaaatATTATGAATTACTACTtaaaaatgcttggagaaatttttggacgaattcctggaggaatccctagaggaattcttggagaaatccctggaggaatttctgaaggaataattggatgattttttggatgcatccctggagaaattcctggataacttcctagatgaattcctgctgaaatcttgagagaaattctgggagagtcttctggaagaaatccggagcaatccctagatgaattcctagagaaatccctggatcaatccgtgggggaattcctaaagttacatctgaaggaaaccctgtgaagaaatccgtggagtaattctaggaaaattcctggagcactaACTGCAGaacttcctgaatgaattccttgtgCAAACCTTGGgagaaatcttaaaggaatccctggaggattcccaagcggaattcggggaggaattcgtggagaaattcctgaaaaaacttcttgagaaatttctggagaaatccttggggaaatttctggagaaattcttggaaaaaaccctgaatgaaattctgcgggcattcctggaggaatccctgaatcaatttctggaggaacatcaCGAGCATTgcctgcagaaacttctagagaaattcctggagaaatgcttagaggattttttgggatACTTCCGAGgaactgaatcaattcctagaggaatctctagaggaattctggagcgaatcctttgagaaatttctgaagaaattcctagaggaaaactccgggagaaatttctgggagatttctgggaaaatccttggaggatttccgggGGACATAGCCGttttaatttctaaaagaatttctggagaaatttctgaaggaatccctgaaggaatttctgaaggaattcctgaagaaaattctgtagaatttttaatgatattcctgcaggaatgcctgcataaaatccatgaggaatccctagaaaaatctaaggaggaatttctggaggattttctcaaagaatccctggagagttatcaggtagaatccctgaaagaattgctgaaggaatccctgatggaatctctggaggaatctcacccACAACGCCTAAGAAATCTAACTAGGCGCGGGCTGCACATGGGGTTGTGTTTAGGCATTGCACCTCCCCGAGGCGACTCTAATGAGTTTTAAACAGCCTCCGCGTCTAAACTGAATGGATTACCATTGCATGACTCGTTAAGACGATTACCGAActaccctagaggaatctctagaggaattactggacgaatccctgtagaaattcacagaggaatcctggaacaattgttgaaggaatggggcacgttcggtgtagtac contains the following coding sequences:
- the LOC109404613 gene encoding ATP synthase subunit g, mitochondrial; the encoded protein is MASLAAKGSSLVSTLLTNARPKFNVFMKYAKVELTPPTPADIPAIRDGIARIVSGARTGAWKNLTVKEAWLNTLVTAEVCFWFYVGECIGKRHLVGYEV